From a single Entelurus aequoreus isolate RoL-2023_Sb linkage group LG12, RoL_Eaeq_v1.1, whole genome shotgun sequence genomic region:
- the LOC133662701 gene encoding uncharacterized protein LOC133662701 has product MEQTPGLVFPDNEPEVSVPSAHALVRRCRRIWAAARLVLIRQRDRMKKTADRKRRPAPAYQPWHRVWLSTKDMRLKVPSKKLAPRFIGPYPITRVIGPSAVRLRLPRSLRVYPTFHVSRVKPVKVSPLVPATTSPPPPEMIEGGPVYKVKKLLAVRSRGRGRQYLVDWEGYGPEERQWVPSQHIVDSTLIEDFHKVYITLMFHISPSLSLFCARLSRSFVPVLHPSSCSCLASSHDHVCLSSVFQAVILS; this is encoded by the exons atggagcaaacacctggtctgg TCTTTCCAGACAATGAGCCGGAAGTATCGGTCCCCTCGGCACATGCCCTGGTCCGACGTTGCCGACGCATCTGGGCAGCAGCTCGTCTGGTGCTGATCCGACAGAGAGACCggatgaagaagactgcagatcgaAAGAGGAGACCCGCTCCGGCATATCAGCCATGGCATAGAGTTTGGCTCTCGACCAAGGACATGCGACTCAAGGTACCCTCCAAGAAGTTAGCACCCCGATTCATAGGTCCATACCCTATCACCAGAGTCATCGGACCCTCTGCTGTACGACTCCGTCTGCCCCGGTCTCTACGAGTATACCCAACCTTCCACGTCAGCCGAGTGAAACCGGTTAAAGTAAGCCCGTTGGTTCcagccaccacgtcccctccGCCACCCGAGATGATTGAGGGCGGTCCTGTTTACAAAGTAAAGAAGTTGTTAGCAGTTCGCAGCAGGGGCCGGGGCAGACAGTATCTGGTGGACTGGGAAGGGTATGGACCGGAAGAGAGACAGTGGGTGCCTTCTCAGCACATTGTGGACTCCACCCTCATTGAGGACTTCCATAAAGTATAtattaccctcatgttccatataagcccatccctctccttgttctgtgccagattgtctcgatccttcgtgcctgtcttgcatcctagttcatgttcttgtcttgcctcgtcccacgaccacgtatgtttatccagcgtttttcaagctgtaattttgagttaa
- the LOC133661569 gene encoding zinc finger BED domain-containing protein 4-like: MSKPHASEQKMIPKIISFGYKNYEVVNTKRFAVCNTCGSKITDGQATTSNFVRHLKLHKERFQEYLMNKSITNGPQQPSISQFLDNRVGHYSMTHPQQKAITNAILSDLIIDCNLPLSIVENKSFRHFLTVLDSKYTPVCRRTLTSKTENLTEERRSKLKTQLSHTDHVSVTVDIWSDRKMRGFLGVTVHWMDKEAERIQLKSNLLACERFKGSHTAERICDKFEAICDEYNIKAKLDYIISDNAANMRKAFTVCFPSEQEDDDDGDHLDDPELWCDLTVEDQQTVDVAMAKKKRLQCFAHTLQLVVGDGLKETKVVSPSLSKLSKLSSLLHTSTTFKDVFDAEFGEQKGIPAAVNTRWNSTLRQAKAVLQCNHVRLCAVLEKAGHRELSFTAREWNLLKDLVDILKPFGEATDLTQGEKVITISAVVPSILSLNHHLEKLKPQVCFLSGLVRSLQTSLNKRFLGIFINVKMARTQDGITAPFSDPVYLKAAVLDPAFSLLWVEPHVLVSRDVKAEVAQQVKELILQDAAETEQPAPLVDEKEQGDLGEGEGLFAAYHKRQKKDVGTTPALQLSHYLDIAEGQNALLFWALNMKTLPSLFRVAMRVLAVPASSAPVERVFSHGGIILRPHRAQMTDRLLANLVFCKCNAAYGPDI; the protein is encoded by the exons ATGTCCAAACCACACGCCAGTGAACAAAAAATGATACCTAAAATAATTTCGTTTGGGTATAAAAATTACGAGGTGGTCAACACAAAACGGTTTGCAGTATGCAACACATGCGGTTCGAAAATTACTGATGGAcaggcaacaacttccaacttcgtccgacatttgaagttgcacaaagaacg ATTTCAAGAATACCTGATGAACAAAAGCATCACAAATGGACCACAACAGCCTTCAATCTCGCAGTTCCTGGACAATCGTGTCGGGCATTACAGTATGACTCATCCACAGCAGAAAGCTATCACCAATGCAATACTGTCTGACTTGATTATTGATTGCAACTTGCCCCTGTCTATTGTGGAAAACAAGAGTTttcgccactttctgacagtactTGACAGCAAGTACACCCCAGTGTGTCGCAGAACACTGACATCAAAAACAGAGAACCTCACTGAAGAAAGACGATCAAAATTAAAAACTCAATTGAGCCACACTGACCATGTTTCAGTGACTGTCGACATTTGGTCTGACCGAAAGATGAGGGGATTCCTCGGTGTCACTGTGCACTGGATGGACAAAGAGGCAGAGAGGATACAGCTCAAGTCCAATCTCTTGGCTTGTGAGCGCTTCAAAGGCTCACATACAGCTGAACGAATCTGTGACAAATTTGAGGCAATATGTGATGAATACAACATTAAAGCTAAACTGGACTACATTATTAGTGACAATGCTGCTAACATGCGAAAAGCATTCACTGTGTGCTTCCCCAGTGAACAAGAGGATGACGATGATGGAGATCATCTGGATGACCCTGAGCTCTGGTGTGATTTAACCGTGGAAGATCAGCAAACGGTAGATGTTGCTATGGCAAAGAAAAAGCGCTTGCAGTGTTTTGCACACACTCTTCAGCTGGTGGTGGGAGATGGTTTGAAAGAAACAAAAGTGGTATCTCCTTCTCTTTCGAAGTTATCTAAACTCAGCTCACTGCTGCACACAAGCACAACATTCAAAGATGTGTTTGATGCTGAATTTGGGGAACAGAAAGGCATCCCTGCTGCAGTCAACACAAGATGGAACTCAACACTGAGGCAAGCGAAGGCTGTTCTCCAGTGCAATCATGTAAGGCTCTGTGCTGTTCTAGAAAAGGCTGGGCACAGGGAGTTGTCATTCACAGCACGGGAGTGGAATCTGTTGAAAGATTTGGTGGACATCTTGAAGCCATTTGGAGAAGCAACTGATTTGACACAGGGGGAGAAGGTCATCACAATCAGTGCTGTTGTTCCATCCATCTTGTCCCTCAACCACCACCTTGAGAAACTGAAGCCTCAGGTCTGTTTTCTGAGCGGCCTGGTCAGAAGTCTCCAGACATCCCTGAACAAAAGATTTCTTGGAATCTTCATCAATGTGAAAATGGCCAGGACACAAGATGGGATCACTGCTCCCTTTTCAGATCCAGTCTACCTCAAAGCAGCTGTCTTGGATCCAGCCTTTTCTCTGTTGTGGGTGGAGCCCCATGTGCTGGTCAGTCGTGACGTCAAGGCAGAGGTGGCACAACAGGTTAAAG AATTGATCCTGCAAGATGCTGCAGAGACTGAGCAACCTGCGCCTCTTGTTGATGAAAAAGAGCAAGGGGACCTTGGAGAAGGAGAAGGGCTGTTTGCTGCTTACCACAAGAGACAGAAGAAGGATGTTGGGACTACTCCAGCACTACAGCTAAGTCACTACCTTGACATAGCTGAAGGACAGAATGCCCTTTTGTTCTGGGCATTGAACATGAAGACTCTTCCTTCACTGTTCCGAGTGGCCATGAGAGTCTTGGCAGTGCCTGCCTCCAGTGCTCCAGTGGAGCGAGTTTTCAGCCATGGTGGCATCATACTACGCCCCCATCGTGCACAAATGACTGACAGACTCTTGGCCAATTTGGTCTTTTGCAAATGCAATGCAGCATATGGCCCTGACATATAA